A region of Elusimicrobiota bacterium DNA encodes the following proteins:
- the rplS gene encoding 50S ribosomal protein L19 has translation MKAMIDKVESAFLKKNPGEFRPGDVVRVDVEIIEGDSRRVQTFEGVVIRKRGHGIAATFTVRKISFGVGVERTFPLHSPRIQGIKVMRSGKVRRSKLYYLRDLSGKAARIEEVTPSAVAAKPAPVAAEPAVAPSR, from the coding sequence ATGAAAGCGATGATCGACAAAGTTGAAAGCGCCTTTTTGAAAAAGAACCCCGGAGAGTTTCGTCCCGGGGATGTGGTTCGCGTGGACGTGGAAATCATTGAAGGCGATTCCCGCCGCGTGCAGACCTTCGAGGGCGTCGTGATCCGGAAACGCGGCCACGGCATCGCCGCCACCTTCACCGTTCGAAAAATTTCTTTCGGCGTGGGCGTGGAACGGACGTTCCCCCTCCACAGCCCCCGCATTCAGGGCATCAAGGTCATGCGTTCCGGAAAAGTGCGACGGTCGAAGCTCTATTACCTCCGCGACCTCTCCGGCAAAGCCGCCCGGATCGAAGAGGTCACTCCCAGCGCCGTGGCCGCCAAACCGGCTCCCGTGGCGGCAGAACCGGCCGTCGCCCCTTCTCGATAG
- the trmD gene encoding tRNA (guanosine(37)-N1)-methyltransferase TrmD: MFEGAFGESLLGRARERGVVDLRVLNIRDFSQDKHHSVDDRPYGGGPGMVLKPDPLFGALKAAGAGTPRKGPGSRKGSRRPTVIYLSPQGRPLTQALADELARKKHLVLIAGHYEGIDERIFDWVDQEVSIGDVVLTGGEIPAMALVDAVVRKVPGVVKEAASLEWDSFAPGWEGRLDCPHYTRPAEWRGRAVPETLMGGDHGAIEAWRRAASRKATDQKRPDLIQTSTTRKKRANVKK; encoded by the coding sequence ATGTTCGAGGGAGCCTTCGGCGAAAGCCTGTTGGGGAGAGCGCGCGAGCGGGGAGTGGTGGACCTGAGGGTTCTCAATATTCGCGATTTCTCCCAGGACAAGCACCACAGCGTGGACGACCGGCCCTACGGCGGCGGACCGGGAATGGTTTTGAAACCGGACCCGCTCTTCGGCGCCCTGAAAGCGGCCGGGGCAGGGACGCCGAGAAAAGGCCCCGGATCCCGGAAAGGTTCGCGGCGGCCCACGGTGATATATCTTTCGCCCCAGGGGCGGCCCTTGACCCAAGCCCTGGCCGATGAATTGGCCCGGAAGAAACACCTGGTCTTGATCGCGGGGCACTACGAGGGCATCGACGAACGAATTTTTGATTGGGTGGACCAGGAAGTGTCCATCGGCGACGTGGTGTTGACGGGCGGTGAGATCCCCGCCATGGCCCTCGTGGATGCGGTGGTGCGAAAGGTTCCGGGCGTGGTGAAAGAAGCGGCCTCTTTGGAATGGGACTCTTTTGCGCCGGGGTGGGAAGGACGGCTGGACTGTCCCCATTATACCCGCCCTGCCGAATGGCGCGGGCGCGCGGTTCCGGAAACGCTGATGGGCGGCGACCATGGCGCCATTGAAGCCTGGCGCCGAGCGGCGTCCCGGAAAGCAACGGACCAGAAACGACCTGATTTGATTCAAACATCGACGACCCGAAAAAAGCGGGCCAACGTTAAAAAGTGA
- a CDS encoding KH domain-containing protein, whose translation MPSPVELVASIVKNLVDRPENVESRWLEAERTVELNVLPGDRGKVIGRRGKTIDSLRILASAVFANPGERIDVKLREE comes from the coding sequence GTGCCTTCCCCGGTCGAACTGGTCGCCTCCATCGTTAAGAATCTCGTGGACCGGCCGGAAAATGTCGAATCCCGGTGGTTGGAGGCGGAACGGACGGTGGAGTTGAACGTCTTGCCCGGTGACCGAGGCAAGGTGATCGGCCGCCGCGGAAAAACCATCGATTCTCTCCGGATCCTGGCGAGCGCGGTCTTCGCCAACCCCGGGGAACGGATCGACGTTAAACTGCGCGAAGAATAG
- the rpsP gene encoding 30S ribosomal protein S16, translated as MVRIRMQRVGRPKTPHFRIVAIDIRKARDAASLEILGHYHPKEKTNKITVNAERLKYWLGQGAQASDTLRTVLKTAGAWVVSKN; from the coding sequence ATGGTTCGTATACGCATGCAGCGGGTGGGACGCCCGAAAACGCCCCATTTTCGTATCGTGGCGATTGATATCCGGAAGGCGCGCGACGCCGCCAGCCTGGAGATCTTGGGCCACTACCACCCCAAAGAAAAAACCAATAAAATCACGGTCAACGCCGAGCGCCTCAAGTATTGGCTAGGCCAAGGCGCCCAGGCTTCCGACACCCTTCGCACCGTATTGAAGACCGCGGGCGCTTGGGTGGTTTCCAAAAACTAG
- a CDS encoding FAD-dependent thymidylate synthase, protein MISPEPRVRLVNAFKDPYNNAVATARTCYSSSVVLSEDVDRDEKSRIQRDAIAESIYRAGHHTTLQHSSFQFVLENVSRQFIWSFLHSHPFYNSEQVSQRYVTVGPDRLTVPPLQGPALALYQETAGGLMEAYRRLTDLLAPAVRAEYKKLFPLRDPDQKPWAKFVQRKSQEVARYVLPVATHAHLYHTVSGLTLHRYHRLANSYDTPWEQRLVVGKMIEAVGALDPLFVQRMEDPLPLEDTPEHRAHREFHEKSARPARAFLEEFDARLNRRSSCLVDYKVHGEEVLAQAVRSVLGVPKSAMTDDDAIDRVLNPARNRLLGEALNLATHSKLCRAMNHMHFTFAKKISHTADSQDQRHRMTPASRPILSGHFVSDRPDYITPVLVRQSQAAKEFYDATMADLWARISRLMNLGVPEEFALYLLPNAVSIRFEESGDLMNFHHKWTKRLCYTAQEEIWKTSQEEVLQVQAVAPRVARHLGPPCQLRSVSATRPFCPEGDRFCGVLVWKKKVEEYQRVI, encoded by the coding sequence ATGATTTCCCCGGAACCGCGAGTTCGGCTCGTCAACGCCTTCAAAGATCCCTACAACAACGCGGTCGCGACGGCGCGCACCTGCTATTCTTCCTCTGTGGTCCTATCGGAGGATGTGGATCGGGACGAGAAATCGAGAATTCAGCGGGACGCCATCGCCGAAAGCATTTACCGGGCCGGCCACCACACCACGCTCCAACATTCCAGTTTTCAGTTCGTCTTGGAAAACGTTTCCCGCCAATTCATCTGGTCTTTCCTTCACAGCCATCCTTTTTACAACAGCGAGCAGGTGAGCCAGCGGTATGTGACCGTGGGGCCGGACCGCTTGACGGTGCCGCCGCTTCAGGGCCCCGCTCTGGCGCTGTACCAAGAAACGGCGGGGGGCCTGATGGAGGCCTATCGCCGGTTGACCGATCTTCTGGCTCCCGCGGTCCGGGCGGAGTATAAGAAGCTTTTCCCTCTCAGGGACCCGGACCAAAAGCCCTGGGCCAAGTTCGTCCAGCGGAAATCCCAGGAGGTGGCTCGCTACGTTCTCCCGGTGGCCACCCACGCTCACCTCTACCACACCGTGAGCGGGTTGACCCTCCATCGCTATCACCGGCTGGCCAACAGTTACGACACGCCCTGGGAACAGCGCCTGGTGGTGGGAAAAATGATCGAGGCGGTGGGCGCCCTGGACCCGCTTTTCGTTCAACGGATGGAGGATCCTCTCCCCTTAGAAGACACGCCGGAACATCGGGCCCACCGGGAATTTCATGAAAAATCCGCCCGCCCGGCCCGCGCCTTCCTGGAAGAATTCGACGCTCGCTTGAACCGCCGGAGTTCCTGTCTGGTGGATTATAAGGTCCACGGCGAAGAGGTGTTGGCCCAGGCGGTCCGTTCCGTTTTGGGCGTTCCTAAATCCGCCATGACGGACGACGACGCCATCGATCGGGTGCTGAACCCCGCCCGAAACCGTCTCCTGGGCGAAGCGTTGAACCTCGCCACGCACTCTAAGCTTTGCCGCGCCATGAACCACATGCATTTCACTTTCGCCAAAAAGATTTCCCACACGGCGGACAGCCAGGACCAGCGCCATCGCATGACCCCGGCGTCCCGCCCGATCCTCTCCGGCCACTTTGTTTCAGACCGGCCGGACTACATCACGCCGGTCCTCGTCCGGCAAAGCCAGGCTGCGAAAGAATTTTACGACGCGACCATGGCCGACCTCTGGGCCCGGATTTCCCGCTTGATGAACCTGGGGGTGCCCGAAGAGTTCGCGCTTTATCTTTTACCGAACGCCGTCAGCATCCGTTTCGAGGAATCTGGCGACCTGATGAACTTCCACCATAAATGGACCAAACGCCTCTGCTACACGGCCCAGGAGGAAATCTGGAAGACCAGCCAGGAAGAGGTCCTCCAGGTCCAGGCCGTGGCCCCCCGGGTGGCCCGCCACCTCGGGCCTCCCTGCCAGCTCCGATCGGTTTCCGCCACCCGCCCCTTTTGCCCGGAAGGCGACCGTTTCTGCGGCGTCCTGGTCTGGAAGAAAAAAGTGGAGGAATACCAGCGTGTCATTTGA
- the carA gene encoding glutamine-hydrolyzing carbamoyl-phosphate synthase small subunit: protein MKAVLALETGRVFEGRAFGAPGETAGEVVFCTALTGYQEILTDPSYQRQIVVMTYPHIGNYGTSPDFSESKKPHVAGYVAREFSPVASHWKPVATIGTYMKENGVVGIEGIDTRALVRHLRDVGVCQGIISSANVKPKVLVDRAKAQAKMAGSDLVKEVTCAAPYAWNKTQLSAVPSAHPLSRAGEGKRVALLDFGAKFNIMNSLAAGGCDVTVFPAKTSFEEVMAFKPDGIMLSNGPGDPAAVTYAINTLRRLVSHNENTSTPIPIFGICLGHQLLGLALGGKTYKLKFGHRGANHPVKDLTTGKVEVTTQNHGFAVDIDSLAGKPVELTHVNLNDQTLEGLRHKHLPLFSVQYHPEACPGPHDAHYLFDRFLDLMKVGGA from the coding sequence TTGAAGGCGGTCCTCGCGCTGGAAACGGGCCGGGTTTTTGAGGGGCGGGCTTTCGGCGCCCCCGGCGAGACCGCGGGGGAAGTGGTTTTCTGTACCGCCCTCACGGGCTATCAGGAGATCCTCACCGACCCCTCCTACCAACGCCAGATCGTGGTGATGACCTATCCCCATATCGGCAATTACGGCACGTCGCCGGATTTCAGCGAATCGAAAAAGCCCCACGTGGCGGGATACGTGGCCCGGGAGTTCAGTCCCGTGGCCAGCCATTGGAAACCCGTGGCGACGATCGGGACCTATATGAAGGAAAACGGCGTCGTCGGCATCGAGGGGATCGACACCCGGGCGTTGGTCCGCCATTTGCGGGACGTGGGGGTTTGCCAGGGAATTATTTCCAGCGCGAACGTGAAGCCGAAAGTGCTGGTGGACCGGGCGAAGGCCCAGGCCAAAATGGCGGGCTCGGATTTGGTGAAAGAAGTCACCTGCGCCGCTCCCTATGCCTGGAACAAAACCCAACTCTCCGCCGTCCCCTCGGCGCACCCGCTCTCCCGCGCGGGAGAGGGGAAACGGGTGGCCCTGCTGGATTTCGGCGCCAAATTCAACATCATGAACTCCCTGGCCGCCGGAGGATGCGACGTCACGGTGTTCCCGGCCAAAACTTCCTTCGAGGAAGTGATGGCGTTCAAACCAGACGGGATCATGCTTTCCAACGGCCCGGGGGACCCGGCGGCGGTCACCTACGCCATCAACACCCTGCGGCGTCTCGTGAGCCACAACGAAAACACGTCCACGCCCATTCCTATCTTTGGCATTTGCCTGGGCCACCAGTTGTTGGGTCTGGCCCTGGGCGGCAAAACCTACAAGCTGAAATTCGGCCACCGCGGGGCCAACCATCCCGTGAAGGATTTGACCACGGGCAAGGTGGAAGTGACCACCCAGAACCACGGGTTCGCGGTGGACATCGATTCTTTGGCGGGAAAGCCCGTGGAACTCACCCACGTCAATTTAAACGACCAAACGCTGGAGGGCTTGCGGCACAAACACTTGCCCCTATTTTCCGTCCAGTACCATCCCGAGGCTTGCCCGGGCCCCCACGACGCGCATTATTTGTTCGATCGGTTCTTGGATTTGATGAAAGTGGGTGGCGCTTGA